One Solibacillus sp. R5-41 DNA segment encodes these proteins:
- a CDS encoding 3D domain-containing protein, with the protein MFLKKIILSLALILVSTILIGQTTSAATETTEEKLEDYEVVKTLNVEASAFTANCKGCAGKTAYGIDLKENPDIKLIAVDPKVIPLGTKVWVEGYGIAIAGDTGGSIKGKKIDIYVKTKTAAYNWGRKTVEIKILK; encoded by the coding sequence ATGTTTCTAAAGAAAATTATTTTAAGCCTAGCCTTAATTTTAGTTAGTACGATTTTAATAGGTCAAACAACAAGTGCAGCTACTGAGACAACCGAAGAAAAACTTGAAGATTATGAAGTAGTCAAAACATTGAATGTAGAAGCAAGCGCGTTTACGGCAAACTGTAAAGGTTGTGCAGGAAAAACGGCATATGGCATTGATTTAAAGGAAAACCCAGACATTAAATTAATCGCAGTCGATCCAAAAGTCATTCCACTTGGCACGAAAGTATGGGTGGAAGGCTATGGCATTGCTATAGCAGGCGATACAGGCGGTTCAATTAAAGGCAAAAAAATTGATATTTATGTGAAAACGAAAACTGCCGCCTACAATTGGGGTAGGAAAACTGTAGAAATTAAAATTTTAAAATAA
- a CDS encoding carbohydrate kinase, with translation MKQTILCIGELLVDFFCQQVETDLKQGKTFEKHAGGAPANVCATIVKLGGQAEFCGKVGADQFGHFLETVLTEAGVGVSHLVKDTQTPTTLAFVSRKKDGERDFQFFRGADEQLQRHEVTLENWNDYSICHFGSATALLSPPFCNVYREIFEEAVQQQRFVSFDPNYRADLWINRQDEFVEKCKPYIEKADFIKVSEEELVILTNEKNSKIAIEKLHEMGAKLIAVTLGNKGSILFNGKQLKQIPSVPVNSVDSTGAGDAFVGAILFQLSSRLNPKQVELETLCEMVHFANCVGAIVCEKVGAIAAIPTYDEIVMRRKIKLI, from the coding sequence ATGAAGCAAACTATATTATGTATCGGGGAATTATTAGTCGATTTTTTTTGCCAGCAAGTCGAGACGGATTTGAAGCAGGGGAAAACGTTTGAAAAGCATGCAGGAGGTGCCCCTGCAAATGTTTGTGCAACCATTGTTAAGTTAGGTGGGCAAGCAGAATTTTGTGGCAAGGTGGGAGCAGATCAGTTCGGTCATTTTTTAGAAACAGTGTTAACGGAAGCAGGTGTCGGTGTGTCGCATTTAGTAAAAGACACTCAAACCCCGACAACGTTAGCTTTTGTTTCGCGAAAAAAAGATGGAGAACGAGATTTTCAATTTTTTCGCGGTGCCGATGAACAATTGCAGCGACACGAGGTCACATTAGAAAACTGGAACGATTACTCCATTTGCCATTTTGGTTCAGCCACCGCCTTGCTATCGCCACCATTTTGTAATGTTTATCGAGAAATTTTTGAAGAGGCCGTTCAACAGCAACGCTTCGTCTCATTTGATCCGAATTACCGAGCAGATTTATGGATTAATAGACAAGATGAATTTGTTGAGAAATGCAAGCCTTATATTGAAAAGGCGGATTTCATCAAGGTGAGTGAGGAAGAATTGGTTATTTTAACGAATGAAAAAAATTCGAAAATAGCGATTGAAAAATTGCATGAAATGGGGGCAAAATTAATTGCAGTGACGTTAGGGAATAAAGGCAGCATATTGTTTAATGGCAAGCAATTGAAGCAGATTCCATCAGTTCCTGTGAATTCAGTTGATTCTACTGGAGCGGGTGATGCATTTGTTGGGGCCATTCTCTTTCAATTAAGTTCGCGTCTAAACCCGAAGCAAGTTGAATTAGAAACATTATGCGAGATGGTGCACTTTGCTAATTGTGTAGGGGCGATTGTTTGTGAAAAAGTAGGTGCGATTGCGGCAATACCAACCTATGATGAAATTGTAATGAGGAGAAAAATAAAGTTGATTTAG
- a CDS encoding exosporium glycoprotein BclB-related protein encodes MNSNNHMKHGGCACGCGGHGACSQLGPFLALDHNCIGPPKENPTSTGSIIPFSSGITSVALATVLNGLVGIPSFIGFGTAVPGLVVLGNTIDLSAILTEAFTVPRAGNITAISASFTALTAVTITGAATVRAQIYKAPAGSTLFTATNAAVDLVPAFTGLLVVGQTSFASANVAPIPVAQGERLLMVYSVSGTGISLAQTVTGTASAGINIE; translated from the coding sequence ATGAATTCAAATAATCATATGAAACATGGAGGATGTGCTTGTGGTTGTGGAGGGCACGGAGCATGTAGTCAACTTGGGCCATTTTTGGCTCTTGATCATAATTGTATCGGTCCACCAAAAGAAAACCCTACAAGTACAGGTTCCATCATTCCGTTCTCCTCTGGTATAACTTCTGTTGCATTGGCAACGGTTTTAAATGGTCTAGTTGGGATACCTAGTTTTATTGGATTTGGCACCGCGGTTCCTGGTCTAGTTGTTTTAGGAAATACGATAGACTTATCTGCAATTTTAACCGAGGCTTTCACGGTTCCACGTGCGGGTAATATTACAGCAATATCCGCTTCCTTTACTGCGTTAACAGCCGTTACAATTACTGGTGCAGCTACAGTCCGTGCTCAAATTTATAAAGCACCTGCAGGAAGCACGCTCTTCACTGCTACAAATGCAGCTGTTGATTTAGTGCCAGCCTTCACTGGCCTTCTCGTAGTAGGTCAAACTTCTTTCGCATCAGCGAATGTCGCACCTATCCCAGTTGCACAGGGTGAGCGTTTACTAATGGTATATTCAGTTTCTGGAACAGGAATTTCATTAGCTCAAACAGTTACTGGTACTGCAAGTGCAGGCATCAACATCGAATAA
- a CDS encoding Fic family protein, with the protein MDPYVYKNSNVLQNKLNIQDEQQLITVEAQLLIAGILDIDSILPEINFNHFSSLQKIHHHLFQLIYEWAGEFRTINIYKNEKVLGGVSVTYSHFKQIQTDLQAIFTWASTINWSVSNPLLAKDFSTLMTDIWRVHSYREGNTRTVSIFMKLFADSKGLSFNEQLLSDNAGYLRNALVLASVEESPEPEHLLKIITDALGLTEIKSVAHDQLNVEKYQTIRQYNVSTYEEQPFTIHPKSNIDD; encoded by the coding sequence ATGGATCCCTACGTTTATAAAAACTCTAATGTGTTACAAAACAAATTAAATATTCAAGATGAACAACAGTTAATTACGGTGGAAGCTCAGCTTTTAATTGCAGGAATTTTAGATATTGACTCCATTTTACCGGAAATTAATTTTAATCATTTCTCTAGCCTACAAAAAATCCATCATCATTTATTTCAGTTAATTTATGAATGGGCTGGCGAGTTTCGTACAATTAACATTTATAAGAACGAAAAAGTTTTAGGTGGCGTTTCTGTTACCTACAGCCATTTCAAACAGATCCAAACAGACTTACAAGCCATTTTTACTTGGGCATCTACAATCAATTGGAGCGTTTCGAATCCGCTGCTTGCGAAAGATTTTTCGACATTGATGACGGATATTTGGCGTGTGCATTCTTACCGAGAAGGAAACACACGGACTGTTTCAATATTTATGAAGCTATTCGCTGATTCGAAAGGGTTATCATTCAACGAACAATTACTTTCTGATAACGCAGGCTATTTACGAAATGCATTAGTGCTTGCCTCCGTTGAAGAATCCCCTGAGCCTGAACATTTACTCAAAATTATCACGGACGCACTCGGTTTAACGGAAATAAAATCCGTAGCGCACGACCAATTGAATGTTGAAAAATATCAAACAATCCGACAATATAATGTTTCAACCTATGAAGAACAGCCTTTTACAATCCATCCAAAATCAAATATAGACGACTAA
- a CDS encoding antitoxin VbhA family protein translates to MLITKSMNSSPRVDRQKRIQFAVGMAAIDGGKPTTFTQNLLNQYEDGEISAIHFKQAIIEKYAKGSRK, encoded by the coding sequence GTGTTAATTACGAAATCCATGAATTCGAGCCCACGAGTAGACCGTCAAAAACGCATTCAATTTGCAGTTGGTATGGCAGCCATTGATGGTGGAAAGCCTACAACCTTCACTCAAAATTTACTGAATCAATATGAAGATGGTGAAATCTCCGCCATCCATTTTAAGCAAGCGATTATTGAAAAATACGCCAAAGGTTCACGCAAATAA
- a CDS encoding SDR family NAD(P)-dependent oxidoreductase translates to MDVRNELAVESAFKRIIEEKNRVDVVVNNAGLQHRDKVEDFPLEKWNLLLDVMLTGSFLMTKHAFPYMKKANFGRIINISSIHGLMASPEKAAYVAAKHGVIGLTDVTGIEGAPFGITVNAVCPGAVKTDLLVKQLDDLNKQEGLSEQEALSKIVSSDEPIY, encoded by the coding sequence ATGGATGTTCGCAATGAATTAGCGGTTGAAAGTGCATTTAAACGAATAATCGAAGAAAAAAATAGAGTGGACGTCGTTGTCAATAACGCAGGCTTGCAGCACAGGGACAAAGTAGAGGATTTTCCACTTGAAAAATGGAACCTCTTACTAGACGTTATGCTAACCGGGTCATTTTTAATGACAAAACATGCTTTTCCGTATATGAAAAAAGCAAATTTTGGTCGTATTATTAATATTTCCTCCATCCACGGCTTAATGGCTTCCCCTGAAAAGGCAGCGTATGTTGCGGCGAAGCATGGGGTAATCGGCTTAACGGATGTTACCGGAATTGAAGGTGCACCTTTTGGAATAACCGTCAATGCCGTTTGTCCAGGAGCAGTAAAAACCGACCTTCTTGTAAAACAATTAGATGATTTAAATAAACAAGAGGGCCTGTCCGAACAAGAAGCTTTAAGCAAAATTGTTTCAAGCGATGAACCGATTTATTGA
- a CDS encoding SDR family oxidoreductase, which translates to MNRFIEAEEIADTVLFLASEQAKAITMEHIKVAGGM; encoded by the coding sequence ATGAACCGATTTATTGAGGCCGAAGAAATCGCGGATACGGTCCTATTTTTAGCATCAGAACAAGCAAAAGCGATTACGATGGAGCATATTAAAGTTGCTGGTGGGATGTAA
- a CDS encoding spore germination protein has translation MWFSKNKNNNKKASIPQSTETNQAAEPNQKAVLKLKTSLQQNIQIIVDALGKSSDIITREIRIGKEGNIKAGILYTDGLTDTASLQNFILETLMLDLKDVDLQEKAAPEQNFISELKDFAMTVGEIKEVTSLEVIITSLLSGDTLLLIDGYAQVLIISNRQWAERGVTEPAAQTVVRGPREGFTENFRINTSLIRRRIKDPNLRIESMTVGRRTKTNTAIVYINDIVNEKIVEEVRFRLDRIDIDGIFDSGNIEEFIQDSTYSPFPTVFNSERPDVVASALLEGRIAIVVDGTPFVLLVPALFVQFFQSPEDYNQRTVIGSLIRLLRFVAFGISLLAPAVFIAITTFHQPMLPPSLLISLAAQREGVPFPAFVEALIMEITFEILREAGIRMPRPIGSAMSIVGAFVIGTAAVEAGLISAMMVIIVSITAITSFVPPSYEMAISVRIIRFIFMALAATFGIFGITIGLIALVLHLCSLRSFGIPYMSPIAPFNVSDQKDTFIVLPIWKMITRPRLINKKNMVRQQDEASAKPAPPQK, from the coding sequence ATGTGGTTTTCAAAAAATAAAAACAACAATAAAAAAGCGTCAATTCCTCAAAGCACGGAAACGAATCAAGCTGCGGAGCCAAATCAAAAAGCGGTCTTAAAATTAAAAACTTCTCTACAACAAAATATACAAATTATAGTAGATGCCCTTGGGAAAAGTTCGGATATTATTACTCGTGAAATACGCATTGGAAAAGAAGGAAATATTAAAGCGGGTATTTTATATACAGATGGATTAACTGATACAGCCTCGTTGCAAAACTTTATTTTGGAAACGCTTATGTTAGACCTTAAAGATGTTGATTTACAGGAAAAAGCGGCTCCCGAGCAAAATTTTATTAGCGAATTAAAAGATTTTGCCATGACAGTAGGAGAAATTAAAGAAGTAACGAGTCTTGAAGTGATTATTACAAGTCTATTATCGGGAGATACGTTACTTTTAATCGATGGATATGCCCAAGTTTTAATCATTTCCAATAGACAATGGGCTGAGCGTGGGGTGACAGAACCAGCAGCCCAAACGGTAGTAAGGGGACCACGCGAAGGATTTACTGAAAATTTTCGTATCAATACGTCCCTTATTCGTCGGAGAATTAAGGATCCGAACCTTAGAATCGAGTCGATGACCGTTGGAAGACGGACGAAAACGAACACAGCCATCGTTTATATTAATGACATTGTAAATGAAAAAATAGTGGAAGAAGTTCGTTTCCGTTTGGATCGCATCGACATTGATGGAATTTTTGATAGTGGGAATATTGAGGAATTTATTCAAGATTCAACATACTCTCCTTTTCCGACCGTTTTTAATTCAGAACGTCCGGATGTAGTAGCTTCTGCACTATTAGAGGGGCGTATAGCGATTGTAGTAGACGGGACACCCTTTGTGTTACTCGTTCCAGCCTTATTCGTTCAATTTTTCCAATCTCCTGAAGATTACAATCAGCGTACCGTTATCGGAAGTCTTATTCGTCTTCTTCGATTTGTAGCGTTTGGAATCTCTTTGCTTGCACCAGCAGTATTTATTGCAATTACAACTTTTCACCAACCTATGCTGCCGCCTTCACTTCTCATTAGTTTGGCAGCCCAACGAGAAGGTGTCCCATTTCCAGCATTTGTTGAAGCACTTATCATGGAAATCACCTTTGAAATTTTACGGGAAGCGGGTATACGAATGCCGCGCCCGATTGGTTCAGCTATGTCGATTGTAGGGGCATTTGTTATTGGTACAGCAGCGGTCGAAGCAGGATTAATTTCAGCTATGATGGTAATTATCGTTTCAATAACTGCCATAACTAGTTTTGTTCCTCCCTCTTACGAAATGGCGATTTCAGTAAGGATAATACGCTTTATATTCATGGCGTTAGCCGCGACATTTGGTATATTTGGTATTACGATTGGCTTAATTGCCCTTGTATTGCATTTATGTAGTTTACGTTCTTTTGGAATACCTTATATGTCACCAATCGCGCCATTTAATGTTTCCGATCAAAAGGATACGTTTATTGTTTTACCTATTTGGAAAATGATTACTCGACCGCGCCTAATTAACAAAAAAAATATGGTTAGGCAACAAGATGAAGCGTCTGCAAAACCAGCACCACCCCAAAAATAA
- a CDS encoding Ger(x)C family spore germination protein has translation MKKCIFGILFFSLFLSGCWDRRELNQLAIAVAIGFDKVDDEYLVSAQVVVPSEISAKGGTGSSQVTLFTASGETVYEAFRKMTKESPRKIYPGHLQILVIGEGLAQEGISESLDVLSRDYEVRPDFYVVVAKEISATEILNVTTTIESVPANKMFKSLNVSEKAWAGTKSINLDELISDLISDGKEAAITGIRLIGDPKVGSSKQNVESITPAANLRYDHLAVFKGDKLVGWLTEDETVAFSFISNTVKSTVRPISCPKEGKATIEIIRSKAEVKGNINNGKPEVDVNVKVEGNIGSVECKININDLETIAELEKIYEKRAEEIANDAFESIQKQFNADIFGFGEAIHRSNPKEWNKMKNNWDEEFSNLTMNYNVDLEILRTGTINKTFLKEIKE, from the coding sequence ATGAAAAAGTGCATTTTTGGTATCCTATTTTTCAGCTTATTTCTTTCGGGGTGTTGGGATCGGCGAGAATTAAATCAACTCGCGATAGCAGTGGCAATAGGATTTGATAAAGTTGATGATGAATACCTTGTATCTGCTCAAGTAGTTGTACCTTCAGAAATATCCGCAAAAGGAGGTACAGGAAGTTCACAAGTTACCCTCTTTACCGCGAGTGGTGAAACCGTTTATGAAGCATTTCGAAAAATGACAAAGGAATCGCCACGGAAAATTTATCCTGGTCATTTACAAATACTTGTAATTGGTGAGGGATTAGCTCAAGAAGGGATAAGTGAATCTTTAGACGTATTATCTAGGGATTATGAAGTTCGACCTGATTTCTATGTAGTAGTTGCTAAAGAAATTTCCGCTACTGAAATACTAAATGTCACAACAACTATCGAAAGCGTTCCAGCCAATAAAATGTTTAAAAGTCTTAATGTGTCAGAAAAAGCTTGGGCAGGTACGAAAAGTATTAATCTAGATGAGCTAATATCAGATCTTATAAGTGATGGAAAGGAAGCTGCAATTACAGGGATTCGATTGATAGGAGACCCTAAAGTAGGATCAAGCAAACAAAATGTGGAATCGATTACGCCAGCTGCTAATTTACGATATGATCATTTAGCCGTGTTTAAAGGGGATAAATTAGTAGGCTGGTTAACTGAAGATGAAACCGTAGCATTTAGTTTCATTTCAAATACCGTAAAATCAACGGTAAGACCAATATCTTGTCCTAAGGAAGGGAAAGCAACGATCGAAATCATTCGGTCAAAAGCAGAGGTTAAAGGCAATATAAACAACGGAAAGCCTGAAGTTGATGTCAATGTTAAAGTAGAAGGGAATATAGGGTCGGTAGAATGTAAAATTAATATTAATGATTTAGAAACGATTGCTGAACTTGAGAAAATATACGAAAAACGAGCGGAAGAGATAGCAAATGACGCTTTTGAATCGATACAAAAACAATTTAATGCCGACATCTTTGGTTTTGGTGAAGCTATCCATCGATCGAATCCGAAAGAGTGGAATAAAATGAAAAATAACTGGGATGAAGAATTTTCTAACTTAACGATGAATTATAACGTAGACTTGGAAATTCTCCGGACAGGAACGATCAATAAAACTTTCTTAAAGGAGATAAAAGAATAA
- a CDS encoding endospore germination permease, whose product MMQNIKISSYQFLVLVTFFSMGTSILIIPSVLAEGAKQDAWIAAIVGTIIGLIVIWLFCFIAQWFPNLTFIQINEKILGKWIGKAVSLLFVFMSFIYAASLLFYSGTFLNIHLMPNTPMTALNILLALVIVIGVRLGLETIARSAEIFIFFFFALFILLFLFILPEIKLENIQPIFEVGPRPILQSSLSLIEVTSVTTVVLLMIFPACINNIKQAKKSFYIGYLVGGFVIIILTFLSIAVLGAYSTAAEYHPSYELAKRINIGNFIQRIEALMAGIWILALFFKTILYFYAAVFGMAQIFNLKDYKPLTIPLGTIVVVLSLVIYPNVIYQEKWNATIGIFYSFAIGIVLPLLLIVVNALRKTHLKKGKSE is encoded by the coding sequence ATGATGCAAAATATAAAAATAAGTTCGTATCAATTTCTAGTTTTAGTAACGTTTTTTTCGATGGGGACGAGCATCCTAATTATCCCATCCGTTTTAGCTGAAGGAGCGAAACAAGATGCTTGGATTGCCGCAATCGTCGGGACGATAATCGGTTTAATCGTTATTTGGCTATTTTGCTTCATCGCACAATGGTTCCCTAATCTTACCTTTATCCAAATTAACGAAAAAATTTTAGGGAAATGGATAGGGAAGGCTGTCTCACTTTTATTTGTGTTTATGTCCTTTATTTATGCTGCAAGTCTTTTGTTCTATTCTGGGACATTCCTTAATATACATTTGATGCCAAATACTCCGATGACTGCCCTTAATATCCTTTTAGCACTTGTTATCGTAATAGGAGTCCGTCTAGGTTTAGAGACAATTGCTCGTTCTGCTGAAATTTTTATCTTTTTTTTCTTTGCTCTTTTTATCCTTTTATTCTTATTTATTTTACCTGAAATTAAGTTGGAAAACATACAGCCAATCTTTGAAGTGGGACCAAGACCAATCCTTCAATCATCTTTATCTTTAATTGAAGTTACTTCTGTCACTACGGTTGTTTTATTAATGATTTTCCCTGCATGTATTAACAATATAAAACAAGCTAAAAAATCCTTTTATATCGGATATTTAGTAGGTGGATTCGTCATCATCATCCTTACATTTTTAAGTATTGCAGTATTAGGTGCTTATAGTACGGCAGCTGAATATCATCCAAGCTATGAATTAGCTAAAAGAATAAACATTGGTAATTTTATACAACGCATTGAGGCGTTGATGGCTGGAATTTGGATTCTCGCCCTCTTTTTTAAGACAATCCTCTATTTTTATGCTGCGGTTTTCGGGATGGCACAAATTTTTAATTTAAAAGACTACAAACCTTTAACGATACCATTAGGAACGATTGTCGTAGTCCTTTCTTTAGTAATTTACCCCAATGTTATATACCAAGAAAAATGGAATGCAACAATCGGTATATTTTATTCCTTTGCGATTGGAATCGTATTACCTCTATTATTAATAGTTGTAAATGCCTTACGAAAAACACATTTGAAAAAAGGGAAGTCTGAATAA
- a CDS encoding nucleoside triphosphate pyrophosphohydrolase, translating into MPIYHKLVRDLIPQVIEAGGKSCVTKVLGQSHHLGEIKRKMQEEALEFQEATSPSDAIEELADILELVHAALHVYDVSYEQLEKVRVQKKEKRGGFSKGIYLIEVDDE; encoded by the coding sequence ATGCCAATATATCATAAATTAGTGCGAGATTTGATTCCACAAGTAATTGAAGCAGGTGGAAAATCATGTGTCACAAAGGTGCTAGGGCAGAGTCATCATTTAGGAGAAATCAAAAGGAAAATGCAAGAGGAAGCACTAGAATTCCAAGAAGCAACTTCTCCATCCGATGCAATAGAGGAACTTGCGGATATTTTGGAACTCGTGCATGCGGCCTTACATGTTTACGATGTGTCGTATGAACAATTGGAAAAGGTTCGCGTTCAAAAGAAAGAGAAACGCGGTGGATTTTCGAAGGGCATTTATTTGATCGAGGTGGATGATGAGTAA
- a CDS encoding HIT family protein produces MNCIGCRLANKVEHVYVIYEDEFVCCFLDHDPFNEGHVLMLPKQHARFMDELDEKTAHALMESAKIVSKAINQLFKPDGITICQNGGIFDELKHFHMHVVPRYKGQNFAAFYSEDEEGAIIGSTNLEETQRKFLAILNG; encoded by the coding sequence ATGAACTGTATAGGCTGTCGTTTAGCTAATAAAGTAGAACATGTATACGTCATATATGAAGATGAATTTGTGTGTTGTTTTTTAGATCATGATCCATTTAATGAAGGGCATGTGTTGATGTTGCCTAAACAACATGCTCGATTTATGGATGAACTGGATGAGAAAACAGCTCATGCACTAATGGAATCAGCAAAAATCGTTTCAAAGGCAATTAATCAATTGTTTAAGCCGGATGGGATTACAATCTGTCAAAATGGCGGTATTTTTGATGAGTTAAAGCATTTCCATATGCATGTTGTACCAAGATATAAAGGCCAAAATTTTGCAGCATTTTATTCAGAAGATGAAGAAGGTGCGATTATAGGTTCGACTAATTTAGAGGAAACACAAAGGAAATTTCTCGCGATATTGAATGGATGA
- the hmpA gene encoding NO-inducible flavohemoprotein, whose protein sequence is MLDQHTINVIKSTVPVLEVHGVAITKTFYSNLFRDNPTLLNIFNHTNQSQGRQQTALANTVYAAAQHIENLEPIVPVVVQIAHKHVSLGVLPEHYPIVGQYLLGAIKEVLGDAATDEIIEAWGKAYGVIADIFISVEEDLYKAAEHNGGWRAFKQFKIVRTEKESDDVTSFYFIPVDGSKVPTYKPGQYVSIRVTAPGEEYMLNRQYTLSQPSNAQEFRISVKRENENNVKGKVSNFLHEAAVGTIIDVSTPAGVFTYEPTKAPVLFISGGVGVTPLNAMFQSIDHKENVTFIQCARNENVLAFHEDIQNKMNSLNGPTGLKKLFSAFKKDSNSHHKVLYSDNNEFINANVLRPILAKDTQVYLCGPVPFLEAVINALHECNIPDSQIHFEFFGPALQLNTK, encoded by the coding sequence ATGTTAGATCAACACACAATCAACGTTATTAAATCAACAGTACCAGTATTAGAAGTACACGGCGTAGCCATTACAAAAACTTTTTATAGTAATTTATTTAGGGACAATCCAACATTATTAAATATTTTTAACCATACAAACCAATCACAAGGTCGTCAACAAACCGCATTAGCTAATACGGTGTATGCCGCTGCTCAACATATCGAAAACTTAGAACCAATCGTTCCTGTAGTCGTTCAAATTGCGCATAAACACGTAAGTCTTGGCGTTTTACCAGAGCATTACCCAATTGTAGGACAATACTTGCTTGGAGCCATTAAAGAAGTATTAGGTGATGCCGCAACGGACGAAATCATCGAAGCATGGGGCAAGGCATATGGCGTTATTGCTGACATCTTCATTTCAGTTGAAGAAGATTTATATAAAGCAGCCGAGCATAATGGTGGCTGGCGTGCATTTAAACAGTTTAAAATTGTTCGCACTGAAAAAGAAAGTGACGATGTGACATCTTTCTACTTTATACCAGTAGACGGCTCAAAAGTACCAACTTATAAACCAGGACAATATGTATCAATTCGAGTAACAGCACCTGGTGAAGAATACATGCTAAATCGCCAATATACGTTATCACAACCAAGTAATGCTCAGGAATTCCGCATTTCTGTGAAACGTGAAAACGAGAATAATGTAAAAGGAAAAGTATCAAACTTCCTACATGAAGCGGCAGTTGGCACTATAATTGATGTGAGTACTCCAGCAGGTGTATTTACATACGAACCGACAAAAGCACCTGTATTATTCATTAGTGGTGGGGTTGGTGTAACGCCTTTAAACGCGATGTTCCAATCAATCGATCATAAAGAAAATGTAACATTCATCCAATGTGCACGTAACGAAAATGTACTTGCTTTCCACGAAGATATCCAAAATAAAATGAATTCATTAAACGGTCCTACTGGTTTAAAGAAGCTGTTTAGTGCGTTCAAAAAAGACAGTAATTCACATCATAAAGTGTTATACTCTGACAATAATGAGTTCATTAATGCGAATGTGCTACGTCCGATTTTAGCAAAAGATACACAAGTATATCTTTGCGGACCAGTACCATTTTTAGAAGCAGTGATTAACGCGTTACATGAGTGCAACATCCCTGACAGCCAAATTCACTTTGAATTTTTCGGCCCAGCGCTTCAACTAAATACGAAATAA